A region of Streptomyces sp. R44 DNA encodes the following proteins:
- a CDS encoding beta-ketoacyl-ACP synthase III, translating into MTGTRIAALGHYQPAKVLTNHDLAELVDTSDEWILSRVGIRTRHVAGPDEPVDELAAHAAGKAIATAGLTVDDIDLVLVATSTAIDRSPNTAARVAARLGMGSPATMDLNVVCAGFTHALATADHAIRAGASRRALVIGADKMTEITDWTDRTTCVLTGDGAGAAIVEATETDTGAIGPVLWGSVPEMGHAVRIEGTPPRFAQEGQSVYRWATQQLPALARQTCERSGIAPEDLAGVVLHQANLRIIEPLAAKIGAVNAVVARDVVDSGNTSAASIPLALAKLVERGELPSGAPVLLFGFGGNLSYAGQVVRVP; encoded by the coding sequence ATGACGGGCACTCGCATTGCCGCGCTCGGGCACTACCAGCCCGCCAAGGTGCTGACCAACCACGATCTCGCCGAGCTCGTCGACACGAGCGACGAGTGGATCCTCAGCCGGGTCGGCATCCGCACCCGCCACGTCGCCGGGCCCGACGAGCCCGTCGACGAGCTCGCCGCCCACGCGGCCGGCAAGGCGATCGCCACCGCCGGCCTCACCGTCGACGACATCGACCTCGTCCTCGTCGCCACCTCCACCGCGATCGACCGCTCGCCCAACACGGCCGCCCGCGTCGCCGCCCGCCTCGGCATGGGATCGCCCGCCACCATGGACCTCAACGTGGTCTGCGCCGGCTTCACCCACGCCCTGGCCACCGCCGACCACGCCATCCGGGCCGGGGCCTCCCGCCGCGCCCTCGTCATCGGCGCCGACAAGATGACCGAGATCACCGACTGGACCGACCGCACCACCTGCGTCCTCACCGGTGACGGGGCCGGCGCCGCGATCGTCGAGGCCACCGAGACCGACACCGGCGCCATCGGCCCGGTCCTGTGGGGCTCCGTCCCGGAGATGGGCCACGCCGTCCGCATCGAGGGCACCCCGCCGCGCTTCGCCCAGGAGGGCCAGTCCGTCTACCGCTGGGCCACCCAGCAGCTGCCCGCCCTCGCCCGGCAGACCTGCGAGCGCTCCGGCATCGCCCCCGAGGACCTCGCGGGCGTCGTCCTGCACCAGGCCAACCTGCGGATCATCGAGCCGCTCGCCGCGAAGATCGGCGCCGTGAACGCGGTCGTGGCCCGGGACGTCGTCGACTCCGGCAACACCTCGGCCGCCTCCATCCCGCTGGCCCTGGCCAAGCTGGTCGAACGCGGCGAGCTGCCGTCCGGCGCCCCGGTCCTGCTCTTCGGCTTCGGCGGCAACCTGTCGTACGCGGGACAGGTCGTCCGGGTGCCGTAG
- a CDS encoding isochorismatase family protein: MPALDPGRTALVLVDLMERIVALPLAPRPGTDVLTAAARLADTFRTAGAPVVHIRVERPNVDTQPPGSELVPDLVRDGDPVVVKRTIGGFQDTGLHELLAGLGATTLVLGGIATNLGVESTARAACDLGYDLVFAEDAMSALTADEHRASVDLDFPRLGTVAPVSAITLDGPE; this comes from the coding sequence ATGCCCGCACTCGATCCCGGCCGCACCGCGCTCGTCCTCGTCGACCTGATGGAACGCATCGTCGCGCTGCCCCTCGCCCCCCGCCCCGGCACCGACGTCCTCACCGCCGCCGCCCGGCTCGCCGACACCTTCCGGACCGCCGGCGCGCCCGTCGTCCACATCCGCGTCGAGCGGCCGAACGTCGACACCCAGCCGCCCGGCAGCGAACTCGTCCCCGACCTCGTCCGGGACGGCGACCCCGTCGTCGTCAAGCGCACCATCGGCGGCTTCCAGGACACCGGACTCCACGAGCTCCTCGCCGGACTCGGCGCCACCACCCTCGTCCTCGGCGGCATCGCCACCAACCTCGGCGTCGAGTCCACCGCCCGCGCCGCCTGCGACCTGGGCTACGACCTCGTCTTCGCCGAGGACGCCATGTCCGCCCTCACCGCCGACGAGCACCGCGCCTCCGTCGACCTGGACTTCCCTCGCCTCGGCACGGTCGCCCCCGTCTCCGCCATCACCCTGGACGGACCCGAGTGA
- a CDS encoding bile acid:sodium symporter family protein, producing the protein MTPRTPGRPARRPLRLPSRLPVDGYVLALLGTVALAALLPASGAAATVTEGASTGAVALLFFLYGARLSTREALDGLKHWRLHLTVLGCTFLLFPLLGLAARGLVPGILTPQLYSGFLFLCLVPSTIQSSIAFTSIARGNVPAAICAGSFSSLTGIVLTPLLAALLLGNSAGGLSADALLKIVLQLLVPFLTGQFLRRWVGGLLVRHKKVLGYVDRGSILLVVYTAFSQGMVAGIWHLVTPARLGALLAVEAVLLAVMLALTWYGARRLGFDRADRIAIQFAGSKKSLAAGLPMASVLFGPQASLAVLPLMLFHQMQLMVCAVIAKRRSRDPEPAGPHAAQKPATGPGAAAPGAVHGPEVPTPGT; encoded by the coding sequence ATGACCCCCCGCACGCCCGGCCGTCCCGCCCGCCGCCCCCTCCGCCTGCCGTCCCGGCTGCCCGTCGACGGCTACGTCCTCGCGCTGCTCGGCACGGTCGCCCTCGCCGCGCTCCTCCCCGCCTCCGGGGCCGCCGCGACGGTCACGGAAGGCGCGTCGACCGGGGCCGTCGCCCTGCTCTTCTTCCTCTACGGCGCCCGGCTCTCCACCCGCGAGGCCCTCGACGGCCTCAAGCACTGGCGGCTCCACCTCACCGTCCTCGGCTGCACCTTCCTGCTCTTCCCGCTCCTCGGCCTCGCCGCCCGCGGCCTCGTGCCCGGCATCCTCACCCCACAGCTCTACAGCGGCTTCCTCTTCCTCTGCCTGGTGCCGTCCACCATCCAGTCCTCCATCGCGTTCACCTCGATCGCCCGGGGCAACGTGCCCGCCGCGATCTGCGCCGGCTCGTTCTCCTCGCTCACCGGCATCGTCCTCACCCCGCTGCTCGCGGCCCTGCTCCTCGGCAACAGCGCGGGCGGCCTCTCCGCCGACGCGCTCCTGAAGATCGTCCTCCAGCTCCTCGTGCCCTTCCTGACCGGGCAGTTCCTGCGCCGCTGGGTCGGAGGCCTCCTCGTCCGGCACAAGAAGGTCCTCGGCTACGTCGACCGGGGCTCGATCCTCCTCGTCGTCTACACCGCCTTCAGCCAGGGCATGGTCGCCGGCATCTGGCACCTGGTGACCCCCGCGCGGCTCGGCGCGCTCCTCGCCGTCGAGGCCGTACTCCTCGCGGTGATGCTGGCCCTGACCTGGTACGGAGCCAGGCGCCTCGGCTTCGACCGGGCCGACCGGATCGCGATCCAGTTCGCCGGCTCCAAGAAGAGCCTCGCGGCCGGGCTGCCGATGGCCAGCGTCCTCTTCGGCCCGCAGGCCTCCCTCGCCGTGCTCCCGCTGATGCTCTTCCACCAGATGCAGCTGATGGTCTGCGCGGTCATCGCGAAGCGCCGTTCGAGGGACCCCGAACCCGCCGGCCCGCACGCCGCCCAGAAGCCGGCGACCGGCCCCGGGGCCGCGGCCCCCGGAGCCGTACACGGCCCCGAGGTGCCGACGCCGGGCACCTGA
- the fdhD gene encoding formate dehydrogenase accessory sulfurtransferase FdhD has protein sequence MGRVTERRRVLRIRGGAVTTRPDTLVAEEPLEIRLNGRPIAITMRTPGDDFALAAGFLVSEGVLAAAEDVRNIVYCAGATDDGRNTYNVVDVQLAPGVKVPDITLERNVYTTSSCGLCGKASLDAVRTTARFPIADTPPLRIAPELLSVLPERLRAAQRVFDSTGGLHAAALFSEDGELLDVREDVGRHNAVDKLVGRALREGLLPLERAVLLVSGRASFELAQKAVMAGIPVLAAVSAPSSLAVDLAAETGLTLVGFLRGPDMNVYAGEHRIDVKAP, from the coding sequence ATGGGACGGGTCACCGAGCGACGGCGTGTCCTGCGGATCCGGGGCGGTGCGGTCACCACGCGGCCCGACACCCTGGTGGCGGAGGAGCCGCTGGAGATCCGGCTGAACGGGCGGCCGATCGCGATCACCATGCGCACGCCGGGCGACGACTTCGCGCTCGCGGCGGGTTTCCTGGTGAGCGAAGGGGTTCTGGCGGCGGCCGAGGACGTGCGGAACATCGTGTACTGCGCGGGCGCCACGGACGACGGCCGGAACACGTACAACGTGGTGGACGTGCAGCTGGCCCCCGGGGTGAAGGTCCCGGACATCACCCTTGAGCGGAACGTGTACACGACGTCCTCGTGCGGGCTGTGCGGCAAGGCCAGCCTGGACGCGGTCCGCACCACGGCCCGTTTCCCGATCGCCGACACTCCCCCGCTGCGGATCGCCCCCGAGCTGCTGTCGGTGCTCCCGGAGCGGCTGCGGGCGGCGCAGCGGGTGTTCGACTCGACGGGCGGTCTGCACGCGGCGGCGCTGTTCTCGGAGGACGGCGAGCTGCTGGACGTTCGGGAGGACGTGGGCCGGCACAACGCGGTGGACAAGCTGGTGGGGCGGGCGCTGCGGGAGGGGCTGCTTCCGCTGGAGCGTGCGGTGCTGCTGGTGTCGGGGCGGGCTTCGTTCGAGCTGGCGCAGAAGGCGGTGATGGCGGGGATCCCGGTGCTCGCCGCGGTGTCCGCGCCGTCCTCGCTGGCCGTGGACCTGGCCGCCGAGACGGGCCTGACGCTGGTCGGCTTCCTGCGCGGGCCGGACATGAACGTGTACGCGGGCGAGCACCGGATCGATGTGAAGGCGCCCTAG
- a CDS encoding long-chain fatty acid--CoA ligase, with amino-acid sequence MREFTVPPVEAAPQVGGLADAVFDRGLAEPDRIVLGRKAPDGQWHDVTAARFRDEVLALAKGLIAEGVRFGDRVALMARTRYEWTLFDFALWTLGAQPVPVYPTSSAEQVFWMLHDAEVTACVVEHEDHAMTIGSVIDRLPRLQRLWQLDADAVGELTAAGTDIDEDVVHRHRRAVTPETVATIIYTSGTTGRPKGCVITHANLMFETDMVMGRWEPVFRSRPDEQASTLLFLPLAHVFGRMVEVAAVRGGVKLGHQPVMAAAELLPDLVAFRPSFVLAVPYVFEKVFRAARRKAESEGKAGPFDKAVEVAIAYAEALEQKAFGTGPGPSAALRVQHQFFEKTVYVKVRAALGGRVRHAMSGGSAMDRRQGLFFAGAGVTVFEGYGLTESSAAATANPPGRTKYGTVGQPVPGTTVHIAEDGEVWLHGGQVFSGYLNAPEATAAVLNDGWLATGDIGALDADGYLTITGRKKEILVTSGGKSVSPTALEERVRAHPLIAQCIVVGNDRPYIAALVTVDHEAVEHWLAMQGRAPLSPAELVRDPALETEIRRGVVAANTLVSQAESIRTFRILAHPFSEEHGLLTPSLKLKRKAIERAYAAEVAALYG; translated from the coding sequence GTGCGCGAGTTCACCGTGCCGCCCGTCGAGGCGGCGCCTCAGGTCGGCGGTCTGGCGGACGCCGTGTTCGACCGCGGCCTCGCCGAGCCGGACCGGATCGTTCTCGGCCGCAAGGCCCCCGACGGGCAGTGGCACGACGTGACCGCCGCGCGGTTCCGGGACGAGGTCCTGGCGCTGGCGAAGGGGCTGATCGCGGAGGGCGTGCGGTTCGGCGACCGGGTCGCGCTCATGGCCCGGACCCGGTACGAGTGGACGCTCTTCGACTTCGCCCTGTGGACGCTGGGCGCGCAGCCGGTGCCGGTCTATCCGACCTCCTCCGCCGAGCAGGTCTTCTGGATGCTGCACGACGCCGAGGTCACGGCCTGCGTGGTGGAGCACGAGGACCACGCGATGACGATCGGTTCGGTGATCGACCGGCTCCCGCGGCTCCAGCGGCTGTGGCAGCTGGACGCGGACGCGGTGGGCGAGCTGACGGCGGCGGGCACGGACATCGACGAGGACGTCGTGCACCGGCACCGGCGGGCGGTGACCCCGGAGACGGTCGCGACGATCATCTACACCTCGGGGACGACCGGCCGCCCCAAGGGCTGTGTGATCACCCACGCGAACCTGATGTTCGAGACGGACATGGTGATGGGCCGCTGGGAGCCGGTGTTCCGCTCGCGCCCCGACGAGCAGGCCTCGACGCTGCTGTTCCTGCCGCTCGCGCACGTCTTCGGGCGGATGGTGGAGGTCGCGGCGGTCCGCGGCGGGGTGAAGCTGGGGCACCAGCCGGTGATGGCGGCGGCCGAGCTGCTCCCGGACCTGGTGGCGTTCCGCCCGAGCTTCGTGCTCGCCGTGCCGTACGTCTTCGAGAAGGTCTTCCGCGCGGCCCGCCGCAAGGCGGAGAGCGAGGGGAAGGCGGGCCCCTTCGACAAGGCCGTGGAGGTGGCGATCGCGTACGCGGAGGCGCTGGAGCAGAAGGCCTTCGGGACCGGTCCCGGGCCGTCGGCGGCGCTGCGGGTACAGCACCAGTTCTTCGAGAAGACGGTGTACGTCAAGGTGCGGGCGGCCCTGGGCGGGCGGGTGCGGCACGCGATGTCGGGCGGTTCGGCGATGGACCGCCGGCAGGGACTGTTCTTCGCGGGCGCGGGCGTCACGGTCTTCGAGGGCTACGGCCTCACCGAGTCCTCGGCCGCCGCGACGGCGAATCCGCCCGGGCGGACCAAGTACGGCACGGTGGGCCAGCCGGTCCCGGGGACGACGGTCCACATCGCGGAGGACGGCGAGGTGTGGCTCCACGGCGGCCAGGTCTTCTCCGGCTATCTGAACGCCCCGGAGGCGACGGCCGCCGTCCTCAACGACGGCTGGCTGGCCACCGGCGACATCGGCGCGCTCGACGCGGACGGCTATCTGACGATCACCGGGCGGAAGAAGGAGATCCTGGTGACCTCGGGCGGCAAGAGCGTCTCCCCCACCGCCCTGGAGGAGCGGGTGCGGGCGCATCCGCTGATCGCCCAGTGCATCGTGGTCGGCAACGACCGCCCGTACATCGCCGCGCTCGTGACGGTCGACCACGAGGCCGTGGAGCACTGGCTGGCGATGCAGGGGCGGGCCCCGCTGTCCCCGGCGGAGCTGGTCCGCGACCCGGCCCTGGAGACCGAGATCCGGCGCGGGGTGGTGGCGGCGAACACCCTGGTCTCGCAGGCGGAGTCGATCCGGACGTTCCGGATCCTGGCGCATCCGTTCAGCGAGGAGCACGGACTGCTCACCCCCTCGCTGAAGCTGAAGCGCAAGGCGATCGAACGGGCGTATGCGGCGGAGGTCGCGGCGCTGTACGGCTGA
- a CDS encoding LysR substrate-binding domain-containing protein yields the protein MYEPTQLRTFLAVAQTLSFTRAADRLGLRQSTVSQHVRRLEEATGRPLFARDTHRVELTEDGEAMLGFARTILQAHERAAAFFGGTRLRGRLRFGASEDFVTTRLPEILESFRREHPEVDLELTVELSGTLQARLAAGRLDLILAKRRGAESEGRLVWEDTLIWIGAPGLRLDPDRPVPLILYPPPGITRARALEALEAQGRAWRIACTSSSLSANVAAARAGLGVMAHTRGLVPPGLVPVPARAGLPELGDVGFVLRKGRRGGETQEAADALAEAILAGGDRLHRPR from the coding sequence GTGTACGAGCCCACCCAGCTGCGGACCTTCCTCGCCGTGGCCCAGACCCTGAGCTTCACGCGGGCCGCGGACCGTCTCGGGCTGCGCCAGTCGACGGTCAGCCAGCATGTGCGGCGCCTGGAGGAGGCGACGGGCCGGCCGCTGTTCGCGCGGGACACGCATCGCGTGGAGCTGACGGAGGACGGCGAGGCGATGCTCGGGTTCGCGCGCACGATCCTCCAGGCGCACGAGCGGGCGGCGGCCTTCTTCGGCGGGACGCGGTTGCGGGGGCGGCTGCGGTTCGGCGCCTCGGAGGACTTCGTGACGACCCGGCTGCCGGAGATCCTGGAGTCCTTCCGGCGTGAGCATCCCGAGGTCGATCTGGAGCTGACGGTCGAACTGTCCGGGACGCTGCAGGCGCGGCTCGCCGCCGGGCGTCTCGATCTGATCCTGGCCAAGCGGCGCGGGGCGGAGAGCGAGGGGCGGCTCGTGTGGGAGGACACGCTCATCTGGATCGGGGCGCCGGGGCTGCGGCTCGATCCGGACCGGCCGGTGCCGCTGATCCTGTATCCGCCGCCGGGGATCACCCGGGCGCGGGCCCTGGAGGCGCTGGAGGCGCAGGGCAGGGCGTGGCGGATCGCGTGCACGAGTTCCAGCCTGAGTGCGAACGTGGCGGCGGCCCGCGCGGGGCTCGGGGTGATGGCGCACACGCGGGGCCTGGTGCCGCCGGGGCTGGTCCCGGTGCCGGCGCGTGCGGGGCTCCCGGAGCTCGGGGACGTGGGGTTCGTGCTGCGCAAGGGGCGCAGGGGCGGGGAGACCCAGGAGGCGGCGGACGCGCTCGCGGAGGCGATCCTGGCGGGCGGCGACCGGCTGCACCGGCCGCGCTGA
- a CDS encoding (2Fe-2S) ferredoxin domain-containing protein: MTPVPIRYGARPCSLVVCRGCCCGDPRKNPGMDHAGQLARLREAAAASGGRLLVRTSDCLGPCAQANVLVVQPSTEGRRRGGRAAWIGWSADEDCLDEVLAWTAAGGPGVVPPPDTLALQMIDPPKN; encoded by the coding sequence GTGACCCCGGTCCCGATACGGTACGGGGCCCGCCCCTGCTCCCTCGTCGTCTGCCGGGGCTGCTGCTGCGGAGACCCCCGCAAGAACCCCGGCATGGACCACGCCGGGCAGCTCGCCCGCCTCCGCGAGGCCGCCGCGGCCTCCGGGGGCCGGCTGCTCGTCCGCACCAGCGACTGCCTCGGCCCCTGCGCGCAGGCGAACGTTCTCGTGGTCCAGCCGTCGACCGAGGGGCGGCGCAGGGGCGGCCGGGCCGCCTGGATCGGCTGGAGCGCCGACGAGGACTGCCTCGACGAGGTCCTCGCCTGGACGGCCGCCGGCGGCCCCGGCGTCGTCCCGCCGCCCGACACCCTCGCCCTCCAGATGATCGACCCGCCGAAGAACTAG